In Babesia bovis T2Bo chromosome 4 map unlocalized Chr4_2, whole genome shotgun sequence, the sequence TAAAGTTGATATAGATGAAAGCGGTCAACCCAACCAGGAGCCAGAAACACGTGATTTCGCATCGATATGTCCAGAAagtgaagaagatgacTCACCTCATGGAATGGATTTCATGGAACATGGACTAGCAGACCCTGTAACAATGGATGCATCCAGTGACAGTGAAGGGTCAGACGCAGATAAATCGGTTGAAAAAAAACCTACACAGGAAAAAGTAGCCCCTAAAAGGTTTGACGCATATACACTAACATTGGACGTGGGAAAGGACATTAAATGCATTACTAATGTGGTGAACGTGTCTTTCAACCCACCAAGAAATGAAGCTCTCAAGGGACTGATGGAAAGAAAACTGCTAAAAGATGCAGAAAATGATACGGTGCCAATAGTGTGCTCACCTCATGAATTTGGATATGCACTCCGCAAGTTCAAACCAACTGTTATAGCGGTGTATCGCCCGAACGTAAAGGTATTCAGGGTAATAGAGCAGTATTGCGCATTACATTCAGCCTCCGGGGGAAAAAGGTTCCTAaaagtgtatatcatgtcATACGTAGATTGCCTGGAGTCACATAAGTTTGCCCGAGACTTGAAACATGAATTGGAATGCTGGAGAACACTACAGCAGCAACTTAAATCACTACAAATAACATATGACGAAACTGTGCTATTGACAAATAGATCAAACATGGGGAATCAGCAGTCCCTAACGAATACAGCTGCTCTGGAGGCACCAGGGACACTTGCAATAGCAAGTGATGCCAACGTGAAGTTGCCaaatgttaatatacaaaatgtgAGGTTAACTCCACAGGTCATCATAGACATGCGGGAGTTTAAAAGTAAATTGCCGTTCCATCTGTACTACAATGGATTGCAACTAGTCCCGATTGTACTGGAGATGGGAGACTACCTACTCACCAGAGATATATGCGTCGAACGTAAGAGCCTGAAAGATTTGATCACATCATTGACCTCAGGAAGACTGGCACAGCAggtatgttgttgtttatcAAAACTAATGGGTACCAGGCCGAAGAACTGTGCAGTGTATATGACTTGCCACTGCTGTTAGTGGAATTCGATGACGCAGAGTCGTTCCACCTATCGCCCTGTAATGACGCCCATTCCCTAGGAATCAACTATGTATACTCAAAATTGTGCATATTGTGCTGTAATTACCCGAAATTAAAGGTAATATGGAGCCAAAGCCCGGAAAAATCAGCACATATTTTCATGACACTTAAAAAAGGACGTAGCGAACCTGATATTTCCATTAACACCGCAGTCATTGCAGCAGCCAGAGGCGATTGTAGCCCCGAAAACGGCGGTAGCCAAGTTATAATACGAAGAAAACCTGAAGACGTTAAAAATCGTGACGCACTAAAAGTACTTCGCAAAATACCAGGTGTCACAAGTTATAACATCGGGGAAATATTGTCAAGGGTAGGTTACACCAGATCTATCTAGTGCTGTATTAGCCCAATTCGATAACAGATCATACTTTATAGGTAGGATCCTTGCGACAGCTAAGTGAGATGGAAGAATCGGATTTGGCACAATTCCTACCAGCATGTAATGCAAGggctatatataacttcTTCAACCAGCCCTTTAGGGGCTACCGCACATACTCTATAACATAATGCTATTGTCACATTAAAATATGTGTACTAACTACATTAGCTTAAACAGTCACACTTCAACGCTTATTTGACCTTCTGGCACCGAAAGTGACCGCACCTACGGATTTACTAGCCCCTGGTAACTGGGAACGTTCCAAGGTTTCCTGGTAATTCCTTTTATAACGCATCTCTTGACGTAAACGCTCGTTCTCAAGCTTGTCCTTGGTACGCTGAGCACTGCCCCCGGCATCTATGTTCTTCAAATAAAAAAAGTTAGGCCCCAATTCATACAGCCACTCAGCGTCAACCGCAGTTACGTGGCGCATGTATTCCTTAGAAGTTATCACGACCTCATGGTAGACCACGTAATCAGGAGTGTAACCCATACCATAAAGTGCTGAAGTGGGATGCAAAAAACACGGAGCAAAGCTCCTCAAGTTAGAGTACTCACCAAGACCCTTTAACTTAGAGGCATTGTGGAAGTACCCAGAGCATATTGCACGGCGCACCTGGTCCCAATTAGTGCCGCAAGAGGTCTCCTCAATACCTTGCTTGGTCACAATGTCAAGGAGTTGCTGGCGGACCTCAGCAGCACGACGCAATGATTTTGGCTGAAGGCGATACTGTAAACACCACGAGTCGCTACGACCATTGGCACACCATTGCTTGTAGACATTCAATAGAGTCAAGTGGTCACTTTCTGGGACCATGAACTTCTCCCGGGTTGCATTATCAGCGCTCTCACGTTGCGCGTCGGTCTCATTCTCAACAACAAATACATTGGGAGCTGACATTACGGAGACCACCGTTAGTATCTCTGACATGCAACGCTCACTCTCGCCAGCGATCATCATCTTACTCAAAGGAGGCTCCAAAGGATAGTGAACGAGCTTACGACCAATGTCAGTCAACTCACCAAACTCATCAATGCCACCCAAAATCCATAACTGAAGCATGGCACTCAAGATGTTCTCAGCATGCGGTGGGTCAATGAAATCAAATTCTGTAAGGCGCTTGACTTTTAGGGATTTAAGAAGCAAGACCACGTTGCAAAGGTTAGTACGCATAATCTCAGGGACATTGTTCTCAAATAGATCATTCAAGTACGTGCGCTCAGTGTAAAGCCTATAACATATACCAGGTGCCGTGCGCCCTGCCCTACCGGATCTTTGATTGGCACCAGCCTGACTAACAGGAGTTATCTGAAGACTGTCCATACCGACTTTAGGGTTGTAAACCTTCAACTTACAAAAACCACTGTCAATCACGAATTTAATGCCATCCAAAGTCAAAGATGTCTCGGCAATGTTGGTGGAAACGATAACCTTGCGATATGGGTACTTCTTGAAAACACGTTGCTGCAATTCACTTGGTAACTGACTGTATATAGGCAATACACAAAATGGCTGTAAATCAGCACGAGTAGTAGATTGCATGACCTTATAGAGTTTAAGGTCTAATAATTCACAAGTAGCGTTAATGTCATCCTGACCCGTCATGAAGATTAAGACATCACCAGGACCCTCTGATATATGCAAAGATACACATTTGTCAACAGCAGACTCAACATAGTCATTGCCCATAGAACGCATATACTCTATCCTCACGGGAAATGTACGCCCAGGGATTTTGTAAATTGGACAGTTGCCGAAAAACCTTGCAAACTTATCCGCATCCATAGTAGCCGATGTGACAATAACACGAATATCCCTGCGACGTGCAACAACAGATTTTAGAATGCCAAATAATACATCAGTGTTCAAACTCCGCTCATGCGCTTCGTCCATGATAATACAGCTGTAACGATCAAGATCAGGGTCCATTAAAGTCTCCCTCAGTAATATACCGTCAGTCATGAACTTAACAGCGGTGTTCCTGCTGGTTAGATCCTCAAAACGAATGGAATAACCAACTAGGTCACCCACCCTAGAGCCCATTTCCGCAGCAACACGCTGGCAAACTGATACCGCAGCAACCCTACGAGGCTGGGTGCAACCTATAACACCGCGCTTATAGTAACCTGATTCATATAGGAATTGAGCTAGCTGTGTTGTCTTACCAGAACCAGTTTCACCAACAACAACCATTACCTGGAATTGACCAATGTATGAAAGCAACTCATCACGACACTTGAATACAGGTAACTGCTCACGAGTCTCACGAAGCTTTTTTTTGGATTCACTCAGCCGTTCGCACAGTTCAGACTCTGGAATGTCGGTATCCATAAATTGGGAGTATTTGCTATCGTTGGCACTGTTGTCCGGCTGGTCGTGACTCTTGTCTTTACTGTCGTCACCCAAGAGTAACAACGAACCAAGCTTGGAACCCTCCAAATCCCAGAAACGAACGCGACTGGCATTACGCTCAGATTCCTCCTTAAGCTTACGAAGAATGGCACTGCCCTTCTTAGCCATCTGAGCTATATCAGAAGTGCTATCCTTGACCACGGAAATCTTCTGGTTCAAAAACTTGTTGTATATGTGATTGAAGGTATTGTCACCAGCAGCAAAACTAGAATCAAGCTCATCACGAGTTTCCTTGGATAAGCCATCGTATATAAATGGCGGTATCACGGAACGCACAAGAACTATCTTTTTGGCTTCCTCCTTGTGCATATTGCTCTCAGTGAGACCCTGGTACTCCAGGGTACTCAGACGTGATCCAGCACCACCCTGACTAATACGAGATAATTCCCATAAAGAATTATCAATGTGCTTCTGAAATGATAAAGAGCCCTTAGACCTCTGATTGGCAGTGCCCAGCTGCTTTATGGTACCAGGCAGCTGGGCCTGTCGCTTGGCTTCCTGCTCAGCGTAATATACCTGATTACCCTCATCATAGTTGTTCTGCATTAAAAAACTCTCATCATCACGATCATACCACATGTGATCTATAATGCGGTCATAAGGGTCTACACGAGATGAATTGCGGTAATATTTGCGATCAGCCTCCGGAGAACGGGCACCAATATGGTCTCCATTCTCCCTTAATAAATCGGTATCATCAGCTGAATCGGTATCCTGATAACTCCTTTTACGGAATGTTGACGTAGACGCTGTAGAAGGAGTCCTAGGGACCGATGCTTTCGGTAACTTTGTTACCTGAAAATCATCAAAAGGGTCCATCATGGACAAAATTCACTATATGCGATATGAAATCACTAGGTTGTAACCTagtatgaatatataaGATTCTCCAACTAATGGAGAATAAAAGACACTCCATTAGTAGGAATAAAATGACCTAAAGTTGTGGCGCGCAGTAATGTTGTACCCATTAACACCCACATTAAGGACagaaaaaatatatttgaaaTCACACATAcgtatattttgtatttattaGTTAAAAGTCAAGATGACGCGACCTAATGTGCTACATGTCGTCGCGAACCTTGTCAAGCGTATACAGCAGTGTAACGCGCTTGAGTATGACCCTCTTTCGGATAAACTACGACCATCCATTACCGAAGAGGATGTAGTTATGTACGAAGAAAAGGTTGTGTCAGGACGTTTTGACAAGGTAAAGCAGTGTGCCCTGGATTCACTTGTGCTTATACAAGGTGCCGTTCTTCCTACACCAAAGGTGtggaatataaacatacctgCCGCAGACTTCAATGCCTCCAGGGCACTTTATCCCATAGTCAAGTGCGCTATAGACTGCATTATTAACCAACTGGACGAAGTACTCGCCAATGCATCGCAATTTAAAGAAATGACAGTTGATACGTCAACCCTAACATTTGAAGGGTTGTTCCTAATCGCAAAAACGGGATTAGAAATGCTTAATCCGTCTGTATTAACAGTTGAAAATGATTTATTATACATGATGTTGCAACTTTTCAACAAAGCCACTACTCTCAAACCGCTTTTGAATATGTGTTTGACCTGCCTGACAGTGTACCTGTCACGCCTGGTGTCAGCAGATATACTACAAGAACTTGAAAGCGAGACCCTTAAGACACTAGCACAGATAAAAGTTGTATTCGAGAGCACTCTCAACATTGCTATATCTGGTGAAGGTAAAGAGTTAAACACAAATGCTGTGTCTTTATTAAGGATAACCATTAGAACGGTTATACATAAACTTCAACAGCTATCAACGTCAGCCGACGCTGACCGTAACAGCTCAGATGTCAAGTTTTTGACGAAGGTAGTGGATTGCTGGTATAGTGTCTTAATTACCACTCTAATGAAATTACGTGCTGAGATGGTAGTGTCAAGCACGAAACACGTTAAGCTAGAAAAACTGATGCGGTTACTTGCTTCATTCCCACCATTGCCACCAGCGCATCGGTTAAGGGTGATGTTGCAAATAGCTCTCACCCTCCAACAAGATTCATATTGCCTGCTGCAAACTGAAACTTTAACGACACTCACAGCAATGATGGATATTGAAGACCAGAAGAATAGTGTTATCATACGAAACAACATACTACCATTAGCTGAAGCTATCATTGAGTTGCTGTTCGATCCGAGATTCTGTGGTAATTCACAGGGTGCAACTGTATTGACAGATTGCAGTAAGCAGGTGCAGCTTGTATACTGTATTGCCCAGTGCATACGGACTGTAAAAACAACACCAGTGGATAAAGATCCCCAACATGTAGATGAATACCTTCAGCAACAAACTTTATCACTGTTGAACAGTGCAAATGAAGATCAAACAGGCGAATCCGAGAGAATCAGACGATTAATGAAGGATACAGAAAATGAACCTGAATTGAAATGTGAATATCAAACATTGGAGGACTTTCTAGCCTCACGTGATGATTGTCAGCTCCTGACACGCCTCGCTAAAATGTTCCAGTATCTGATGTCGTATTCTAATAAAGCATTAGATGAGGCAATAGCGCTGGTCATCTGCTGGCTGTTCAGCGAGTTTGATTTTGGTTTGTGCCTCAAAATGCTGGCACCATTGTGTATGCATTACCTGCGCACTAAGCGCAGCAAGATGCTAGAAGGTATACACAACTCAACAGCTGTACCACAAGGTATTGCTTCAATAGCAGAGACAGTTACATCACGATGGGTATTCGGTGGAAGAATATTCTACAACGCACTGGAGGCCTTCAGAGATACACTCTCTATGCGTGACGTTGAAATTGACCCTAACACGGATAAACCACAGGAAGTGGCCATATTCGCGTCGATATTTGAATGCACGctagatatcgcaaaagaATCAGCTGGTAACTTCCCAAGGGACCTAGAAAACTGCATTGGGCTATATGTCAAGATATTCGGGTTGGAAACATACCTCAGGATATTACCACTAGAGCCACTGTACAGTGTACCAATCACATCCGAGACGTACCGTACAGATGCTTACGTTTACATGTTGCCCATATTACAGAAGCAACTAAAAGGTGTGCCCCTAGTAGTCTAcgttaaatatatattgcccGTGCTGAAACGTCTAGAGGCACTAATGGCAAAAACAAAGGAATGCGTTGCAAATATATCTAACGAAACTACACTAGCCTTTGTGTTGCATTCTTATGAGGGATTAGTGGGATACTTTTATGGCATCCTAACAGCTATGGCAGCCTGCGCTGAAGATTGTAATGCTGCCATAGAGATGGACGATTTCGCTTTGCTGAAGCATATATTAATGATCCTAGACGAAGGAACCAATCGAACAGTAATAGCGTGTCGTATCATCGCTGCTTTCCACAACCTAGATAATGTTGGAACACGATTGATTGGACTTTTGGTCAAGCGTTTTGTGGCTGTCGAGACTGCAACGCCGCCAAATGATTCAAGCAATACTCAGGCACTAGAAGATGCATTGTTAGCGGCTATTGCCAACTGCGGCAAGTTTTGTGATTCAAAGATGCTGGGTGACAATTTGCAATCGTTCGAAGCAGCACTACAACGAACCAATTGCAGCTATGACCCGTTGGTAAAGATTGCCAGGGCGCTACTGCCATCGGTGGATGCCACATTGAAGTCAAAACTACATAAAAGATGGGTGGAATTAGCGAAAACTAACCCTACTAGAAACTTGTACCTGGCACTAAAACGAAGTTGCGAGACACTTGCGTTAGATATCAAAAAGTGGTCAGAAGATAACAAAGAGTCTGGATCGTCAGGTGATGGCCCTAAGATTGGTATTTCAAAATACATCGCTGATGCATGCTCAGCAAATGGGATAATAGACTTATCCGACGCACTACAAGTTCTACCAAATGCAAAACCCAAGGAAGAAACGGAAGAACATAGCAAGCACAGAATGGCGTGCATCGAGGCGTTCGCACGTCTCTTGGAAGTCATGAAAATACATGGGTTCTTCACTGCCAATTTGAAGATGGTGATTGATAGTATAGTCAAGCCACTGATACTCGAAGCCATGCTCAACGCATGTGCACCAAATAGTAACACGAGGTCCAGTGCCCTGGGTATATACGATACCATCTGCAATTTGAAACTAGACGAAATAGGTGATGTACTCAAGTTTAGCGTATCGGCACTAGCATCGGGAACGACAATTACCATGCAAGCTGTATTGGTCAAGTGCCTCACTAGACTGATGGCCCGGCATAGCAGTGAAGCAGTGAAGTACAATTTGACACAAGTGTTCTCCTATGTATTTCGCCTGCTGAGTATGGCGGACCAAAAGCTGTATATACAGCTATTGAAATTCGCCAGAGTATGCATTGTGAAGTTGAATCAAGAACAGGTCTTGTGGTTAGCACCAATGCTAATGAAAATGTTTGACAATGCAACCTGCTGCCAGCGCTCAAAGGTTTACGTCAGGCGTGTAGTGCAGAAGCTAATGGTTAAGCTATCCAGGGACCAGATAATACACATCTTCCCGCAGGAACACCTGCCACTAATGCACCACCTACTGGCCGAACAGCGCCATAAGAAGAATCATAAACTGCGCAGAAAATTCAAATCAAGAGATGAGGATGCTGATGATGACGAGGAGTTTATTGGTAACATGTTCAAAACAGATGATGAAGGCCGACTGATAATCACTGATGACGTCGATGAGCCTGAACATTATGGCGATATAGATGACCATATTAAATTCGTTAAACATAAAAAGAAGGTACGACAGCAAATAAACAAAAAAGAAAAGCGTGGTGACGTACAACCATATGCATATATTAAGCTGAACAGATCCAAGACAGCTGAAAAACACAAGAGAGATAACATCAAAGCCCTGAAATCAATCGCTAAACCTAGGAATTAGCAGAGAGTAAGCTAATATCTATCAGGGTGTTACACCAACTTAATCGCTAATAGATATACGTTTGTACTTCATTTCCACTGTATAACCATTTTAGAGTCATGGAGGTTTTCCTTAAGATGGACTAGTAATTACCATTCTTAACCCTGGTGTATTCCTATAAACATTTGTTCTTACCTGGATGTAATGTGATTACACCATTCCATTGAGGGAAGTTAGCAACTCCATGGTATTGAAGACGTGTAAAGGGCATCTACATATGTTCAAAGGTTCTACTATGGGCAGAGTGACCCTTATATCAGCATCATTCATGGCAACACTATACAGTTGTACCAATGGATCTAGGTAATATTGCTACAAAGTTCAATTCCAGCAATTAGTGCCGTGATAACCAATTACATGTACTCAAGGTGGCGATATAGATTAGTTATTACCTAATTAATACTATGTAGTACTAATTCACAGAAAACATTTGCCCACAAACATAGCTGAAGGTAATACTGTGaaataaaatattgaaATGTTACACCGCTTTATTCGACAGATTCGACATGTACTGTAATAAGTCGATAGGCAGAATGGTGATGAAGTCCTTGGTTTCAGGAGATACGGCACCAGCGGTCCTGAAAAATGCCGAAGG encodes:
- a CDS encoding DEAH box RNA helicase family protein, translating into MMDPFDDFQVTKLPKASVPRTPSTASTSTFRKRSYQDTDSADDTDLLRENGDHIGARSPEADRKYYRNSSRVDPYDRIIDHMWYDRDDESFLMQNNYDEGNQVYYAEQEAKRQAQLPGTIKQLGTANQRSKGSLSFQKHIDNSLWELSRISQGGAGSRLSTLEYQGLTESNMHKEEAKKIVLVRSVIPPFIYDGLSKETRDELDSSFAAGDNTFNHIYNKFLNQKISVVKDSTSDIAQMAKKGSAILRKLKEESERNASRVRFWDLEGSKLGSLLLLGDDSKDKSHDQPDNSANDSKYSQFMDTDIPESELCERLSESKKKLRETREQLPVFKCRDELLSYIGQFQVMVVVGETGSGKTTQLAQFLYESGYYKRGVIGCTQPRRVAAVSVCQRVAAEMGSRVGDLVGYSIRFEDLTSRNTAVKFMTDGILLRETLMDPDLDRYSCIIMDEAHERSLNTDVLFGILKSVVARRRDIRVIVTSATMDADKFARFFGNCPIYKIPGRTFPVRIEYMRSMGNDYVESAVDKCVSLHISEGPGDVLIFMTGQDDINATCELLDLKLYKVMQSTTRADLQPFCVLPIYSQLPSELQQRVFKKYPYRKVIVSTNIAETSLTLDGIKFVIDSGFCKLKVYNPKVGMDSLQITPVSQAGANQRSGRAGRTAPGICYRLYTERTYLNDLFENNVPEIMRTNLCNVVLLLKSLKVKRLTEFDFIDPPHAENILSAMLQLWILGGIDEFGELTDIGRKLVHYPLEPPLSKMMIAGESERCMSEILTVVSVMSAPNVFVVENETDAQRESADNATREKFMVPESDHLTLLNVYKQWCANGRSDSWCLQYRLQPKSLRRAAEVRQQLLDIVTKQGIEETSCGTNWDQVRRAICSGYFHNASKLKGLGEYSNLRSFAPCFLHPTSALYGMGYTPDYVVYHEVVITSKEYMRHVTAVDAEWLYELGPNFFYLKNIDAGGSAQRTKDKLENERLRQEMRYKRNYQETLERSQLPGASKSVGAVTFGARRSNKR
- a CDS encoding NUC173 domain family protein codes for the protein MTRPNVLHVVANLVKRIQQCNALEYDPLSDKLRPSITEEDVVMYEEKVVSGRFDKVKQCALDSLVLIQGAVLPTPKVWNINIPAADFNASRALYPIVKCAIDCIINQLDEVLANASQFKEMTVDTSTLTFEGLFLIAKTGLEMLNPSVLTVENDLLYMMLQLFNKATTLKPLLNMCLTCLTVYLSRLVSADILQELESETLKTLAQIKVVFESTLNIAISGEGKELNTNAVSLLRITIRTVIHKLQQLSTSADADRNSSDVKFLTKVVDCWYSVLITTLMKLRAEMVVSSTKHVKLEKLMRLLASFPPLPPAHRLRVMLQIALTLQQDSYCLLQTETLTTLTAMMDIEDQKNSVIIRNNILPLAEAIIELLFDPRFCGNSQGATVLTDCSKQVQLVYCIAQCIRTVKTTPVDKDPQHVDEYLQQQTLSLLNSANEDQTGESERIRRLMKDTENEPELKCEYQTLEDFLASRDDCQLLTRLAKMFQYLMSYSNKALDEAIALVICWLFSEFDFGLCLKMLAPLCMHYLRTKRSKMLEGIHNSTAVPQGIASIAETVTSRWVFGGRIFYNALEAFRDTLSMRDVEIDPNTDKPQEVAIFASIFECTLDIAKESAGNFPRDLENCIGLYVKIFGLETYLRILPLEPLYSVPITSETYRTDAYVYMLPILQKQLKGVPLVVYVKYILPVLKRLEALMAKTKECVANISNETTLAFVLHSYEGLVGYFYGILTAMAACAEDCNAAIEMDDFALLKHILMILDEGTNRTVIACRIIAAFHNLDNVGTRLIGLLVKRFVAVETATPPNDSSNTQALEDALLAAIANCGKFCDSKMLGDNLQSFEAALQRTNCSYDPLVKIARALLPSVDATLKSKLHKRWVELAKTNPTRNLYLALKRSCETLALDIKKWSEDNKESGSSGDGPKIGISKYIADACSANGIIDLSDALQVLPNAKPKEETEEHSKHRMACIEAFARLLEVMKIHGFFTANLKMVIDSIVKPLILEAMLNACAPNSNTRSSALGIYDTICNLKLDEIGDVLKFSVSALASGTTITMQAVLVKCLTRLMARHSSEAVKYNLTQVFSYVFRLLSMADQKLYIQLLKFARVCIVKLNQEQVLWLAPMLMKMFDNATCCQRSKVYVRRVVQKLMVKLSRDQIIHIFPQEHLPLMHHLLAEQRHKKNHKLRRKFKSRDEDADDDEEFIGNMFKTDDEGRLIITDDVDEPEHYGDIDDHIKFVKHKKKVRQQINKKEKRGDVQPYAYIKLNRSKTAEKHKRDNIKALKSIAKPRN